A single Papio anubis isolate 15944 unplaced genomic scaffold, Panubis1.0 scaffold383, whole genome shotgun sequence DNA region contains:
- the MAGEE1 gene encoding LOW QUALITY PROTEIN: melanoma-associated antigen E1 (The sequence of the model RefSeq protein was modified relative to this genomic sequence to represent the inferred CDS: inserted 4 bases in 2 codons; deleted 2 bases in 1 codon; substituted 2 bases at 2 genomic stop codons), which yields MSLVSQNSRRRRRRVAKATAHNSSWDEMQAPNAPGFPADMPGSDVPQGPSDSQILQGLCASEGPSTSVLPTSAEGPSTFVPPTISEVSSASGQPTVSEGPGTSLLATPSEGLSTSGPPHHSGGLCTPVIATPLSGAWNTSRPPTSSEEPSTSVPATPGEGTSTSVPPTASEGPSTSVVPTPDEGPSTSVQSTAGEGPSTXVRFTATEAXEAISVPDTPDEGLSTSGCPPATERVWSTPRVSAHPDEGPSTSMPATPGEGRSTSMLPAWTXQHLLVPTSPWQGSSTSGPPTATEGLSTSVQPTAGEGQSTVPPPSGNEHSVSPSQGLSTSTGSPTATEGLSTSSPTPAGPSTASLPTPVRTSTSVPLPLDGSTPPHLSEGXQGLVQPTASDRPGSSVLPNPGEGPSTLFSCSASVDRNPSKCSIVLPSPRVTKASVDSDSEGPKGAEGPIEFEVLRDCESPNSITIMGLSTSRVAITLKPQDPMEQNVAELLQFLLVKDQSKYPIRESEMREYIVKEYRNQFPEILRRAAAHLECIFRFELRELDPEAHTYILLNKLGPVPFEGLEESPNGPKMGLLMMILGQIFLNGNQAKEAEIWEMLWRMGVQRERRLSIFGNPKRLLSVEFVWQRYLDYRPVTDCKPVEYEFFWGPRSHLETTKMKILKFMAKIYNKDPMDWPEQYNEALEEDAARAFAEGWQALPHFRRPFFEEAAAEVASPDSEVSSYSSKYAPHSWPESRLESKARKLVQLFLLMDSTKLPIPKKGILYYIGRECSKVFPDLLNRAARTLNHVYGTELVVLDPRNHSYTLYNRREMEETEEIVDSPNRPGNNFLMQVLSFIFIMGNHARESAVWAFLRGLGVQSGRKHVITCRYLSQRYIDSLRVPDSDPVQYEFVWGPRARLETSKMKALRYVARIHRKEPQDWPQQYREAMEDEANRADVGHRQFFVHNFR from the exons ATGTCTCTGGTAAGCCAGAAttcgcgccgccgccgccgccgcgttGCAAAGGCCACTGCGCACAACAGCAGCTGGGACGAAATGCAGGCCCCTAATGCCCCCGGTTTCCCCGCTGATATGCCAGGCTCAGACGTCCCCCAGGGTCCCAGCGATTCCCAGATCCTTCAGGGTCTCTGTGCCTCTGAGGGCCCAAGCACCTCCGTTCTGCCCACCTCCGCTGAGGGCCCAAGCACCTTTGTGCCGCCCACCATCTCTGAGGTCTCAAGCGCCTCTGGGCAGCCCACCGTCTCTGAGGGACCTGGCACCTCCCTGCTGGCCACCCCCAGTGAGGGCCTAAGCACCTCCGGGCCTCCCCATCATTCTGGCGGGCTGTGCACTCCTGTGATTGCCACGCCTCTGAGTGGGGCTTGGAACACCTCCAGGCCGCCCACTTCCTCTGAGGAACCGAGCACCTCCGTGCCGGCCACCCCTGGTGAGGGAACGAGCACCTCCGTGCCGCCCACAGCCTCTGAGGGACCAAGCACCTCCGTGGTGCCCACCCCTGATGAGGGACCGAGCACCTCCGTGCAGTCCACCGCTGGTGAGGGACCGAGCAC TGTGCGTTTCACCGCCACCGAGGCCTGAGAGGCAATTTCCGTGCCGGACACTCCTGATGAGGGACTGAGCACCTCCGGGTGCCCACCCGCCACCGAGAGGGTCTGGAGCACCCCTCGGGTGTCAGCCCACCCTGATGAGGGACCGAGCACCTCCATGCCGGCCACTCCTGGTGAGGGACGGAGCACCTCCATGCTGCCCGCCTGGACGTGACAGCATCTCCTGGTGCCCACCTCCCCGTGGCAGGGATCAAGCACCTCCGGGCCACCCACCGCCACCGAGGGCCTGAGCACCTCCGTGCAGCCCACTGCTGGTGAGGGACAGAGTACCGTGCCGCCACCCTCAGGGAATGAGCACTCCGTA TCACCTAGCCAGGGACTGAGCACCTCTACAGGCTCTCCCACCGCCACTGAGGGCTTGAGCACCTCCAGCCCCACTCCTGCAGGACCAAGCACTGCATCACTGCCAACCCCCGTGAGGACGAGCACCTCTGTGCCACTGCCTCTTGATGGATCGACACCTCCACACCTTAGTGAGGG CCAAGGTCTAGTGCAGCCCACTGCCTCTGACAGACCGGGAAGCTCCGTGCTGCCCAACCCTGGTGAGGGCCCGAGCACCTTGTTTAGCTGTAGTGCTTCTGTGGACCGGAACCCCTCCAAGTGTTCCATTGTTTTGCCAAGCCCTAGGGTAACCAAGGCCTCCGTGGACTCGGACTCTGAGGGTCCTAAGGGTGCAGAAGGCCCTATAGAATTCGAGGTCCTGAGAGACTGTGAGAGCCCCAACTCCATTACTATTATGGGCCTCAGTACTTCCCGGGTTGCAATTACCTTGAAGCCCCAGGACCCTATGGAACAGAATGTAGCTGAGCTGTTGCAGTTCCTGCTGGTGAAGGATCAGAGCAAGTACCCTATCCGGGAGTCTGAAATGCGGGAATATATTGTTAAAGAATATCGCAACCAGTTTCCTGAGATACTCAGGCGAGCAGCAGCCCACCTGGAGTGCATTTTTCGGTTTGAATTGAGAGAACTTGACCCTGAGGCACATACCTACATTCTGTTAAACAAACTGGGACCTGTGCCCTTTGAAGGGTTAGAAGAGAGCCCAAATGGGCCAAAGATGGGCCTCCTGATGATGATTCTAGGCCAAATATTCCTGAATGGCAACCAAGCCAAAGAGGCTGAGATTTGGGAAATGCTCTGGAGGATGGGGGTGCAGCGGGAAAGGAGGCTTTCCATTTTTGGGAACCCAAAGAGACTTCTGTCTGTGGAGTTTGTATGGCAGCGTTACTTAGACTACAGACCAGTAACTGACTGTAAACCAGTGGAGTATGAGTTTTTCTGGGGCCCAAGATCCCACCTAGAAACCACCAAGATGAAAATTCTGAAGTTCATGgctaaaatatataacaaagatCCTATGGATTGGCCAGAGCAATACAATGAAGCTCTGGAAGAAGATGCTGCCAGAGCCTTTGCTGAGGGTTGGCAGGCTCTCCCTCACTTTAGGAGGCCCTTTTTTGAGGAAGCTGCTGCAGAGGTAGCATCCCCTGATTCCGAGGTTTCCAGCTATTCCTCAAAATATGCCCCACATTCATGGCCTGAGTCAAGATTGGAGAGCAAGGCAAGGAAGTTGGTGCAGTTATTTCTGCTTATGGATTCAACTAAGCTGCCTATACCAAAGAAAGGAATTCTGTACTACATTGGCCGAGAGTGCAGCAAAGTGTTCCCTGACCTCCTGAATCGTGCTGCCCGCACCCTGAACCATGTCTATGGGACAGAACTAGTGGTACTTGATCCCAGGAATCACTCCTATACCCTGTACAACCGAAGAGAGATGGAAGAAACTGAGGAGATTGTAGACAGTCCAAACAGGCCTGGCAACAACTTTTTGATGCAGGTCCTAAGCTTCATCTTTATCATGGGCAACCATGCCAGGGAGTCTGCAGTCTGGGCCTTTCTGCGGGGCTTAGGGGTTCAATCTGGGAGAAAGCACGTGATTACCTGCCGATACTTGAGTCAGCGCTATATAGACAGTTTACGGGTTCCTGACAGTGATCCAGTGCAATATGAGTTTGTATGGGGTCCTAGAGCCCGTCTGGAAACCTCCAAGATGAAAGCCTTGCGATATGTGGCCAGAATCCACAGAAAGGAACCACAGGACTGGCCACAGCAGTACAGGGAGGCAATGG